The following are encoded together in the Monodelphis domestica isolate mMonDom1 chromosome 5, mMonDom1.pri, whole genome shotgun sequence genome:
- the GPRC5A gene encoding retinoic acid-induced protein 3 isoform X1, whose protein sequence is MKLRWNGSRRVLPHPPTFPPSFVPLFFPPLPSSSIPSPPLSVWSFIYNCSRGQVRDCCPRVQDWRLIFLEGAVKFTALKFQAPSQSLGTTLSVIMTSIPRGCYNISSTYYNLCDMDTPWGIVLETLAAAGIVTSIVFMLSPLILICKVQDSCRRKVLPTQFIFLLGVFGLFGLTFAFIIKLNKTTGPTRFFLFGVLFALCFSCLLAHTFMLAKLVRGKKPLSMLMILGLALGFSLVQDIIAVEYVVITMGRTNTHVFEEMPRKQRNEDFVMLLIYVLFLISFTFIMSISTFCGSFSGWKRHGAHIYMTMLFSIGIWVAWITLLLNDSFDPSWDDTILSTALVANGWVFLLMYIFPEFILLTKQRNPRDYPVEENFCKPQFMKQSYGMENRAYLQEEITQGPESPGSTLYAPYSTHFQLQNQDSQKDFSIPRPKTRSSPYDDYGGRKAGN, encoded by the exons ATGAAGTTACGATGGAACGGGAGTAGGCGTGTCCTTCCCCATCCACCCACCTTTCCTCCATCCTttgtccctctctttttccctcctctcccctcctcttctatCCCCTCCCCGCCCCTTTCCGTCTGGAGCTTCATTTATAACTGTTCCAGGGGTCAAGTGCGGGATTGCTGCCCGAGAGTACAAGACTGGAGGCTAATTTTTCTGGAAGGAGCAGTCAAGTTCACTGCCCTCAAGTTTCAAGCTCCGTCCCAGAGCCTAGG GACTACTCTTTCAGTCATCATGACTTCCATCCCTAGGGGATGCTACAACATAAGCTCCACATACTATAATCTTTGTGACATGGACACACCTTGGGGCATTGTTTTAGAGACATTGGCAGCAGCTGGAATTGTGACCTCCATTGTCTTCATGTTATCTCCTCTTATTCTCATCTGCAAAGTCCAGGACTCCTGTCGAAGAAAAGTCCTTCCTACCCAGTTTATCTTTCTTCTGGGTGTGTTTGGCCTTTTTGGCCTCACATTCGCCTTCATCATCAAACTCAATAAGACAACTGGTCCCACTCGTTTTTTTCTATTTGGAGTCCTCTTTGCTCTCTGCTTCTCTTGTCTACTAGCTCATACATTCATGTTGGCAAAGCTGGTCCGAGGGAAGAAGCCCCTATCAATGCTGATGATTCTAGGTTTGGCCTTGGGCTTCAGCTTGGTTCAAGACATCATTGCTGTTGAATATGTTGTCATCACCATGGGCAGGACCAACACTCATGTCTTCGAGGAAATGCCAAGGAAACAGCGCAATGAAGATTTTGTAATGCTGCTGATCTATGTCCTCTTTTTGATATCTTTCACCTTCATCATGTCTATATCTACATTCTGTGGCTCTTTTTCTGGTTGGAAGCGTCATGGTGCACACATCTACATGACCATGCTTTTTTCCATTGGCATCTGGGTGGCATGGATTACTTTACTTTTAAATGACTCCTTCGACCCAAGTTGGGATGATACCATCCTCAGCACTGCCTTGGTTGCCAATGGCTGGGTCTTCCTATTAATGTATATTTTCCCTGAGTTTATCCTCCTTACCAAGCAACGTAACCCAAGAGACTATCCTGTGGAAGAAAATTTTTGTAAACCTCAATTCATGAAGCAGAGTTATGGTATGGAAAACAGAGCCTACTTACAAGAGGAAATCACTCAAG gaCCAGAAAGCCCTGGCAGCACACTCTATGCTCCATACTCTACCCATTTTCAGCTGCAG aatcaagACTCCCAAAAGGATTTCTCAATCCCACGACCCAAGACTCGTTCAAGCCCCTATGATGATTATGGTGGACGGAAAGCGGGAAATTAA
- the GPRC5A gene encoding retinoic acid-induced protein 3 isoform X2 yields the protein MTSIPRGCYNISSTYYNLCDMDTPWGIVLETLAAAGIVTSIVFMLSPLILICKVQDSCRRKVLPTQFIFLLGVFGLFGLTFAFIIKLNKTTGPTRFFLFGVLFALCFSCLLAHTFMLAKLVRGKKPLSMLMILGLALGFSLVQDIIAVEYVVITMGRTNTHVFEEMPRKQRNEDFVMLLIYVLFLISFTFIMSISTFCGSFSGWKRHGAHIYMTMLFSIGIWVAWITLLLNDSFDPSWDDTILSTALVANGWVFLLMYIFPEFILLTKQRNPRDYPVEENFCKPQFMKQSYGMENRAYLQEEITQGPESPGSTLYAPYSTHFQLQNQDSQKDFSIPRPKTRSSPYDDYGGRKAGN from the exons ATGACTTCCATCCCTAGGGGATGCTACAACATAAGCTCCACATACTATAATCTTTGTGACATGGACACACCTTGGGGCATTGTTTTAGAGACATTGGCAGCAGCTGGAATTGTGACCTCCATTGTCTTCATGTTATCTCCTCTTATTCTCATCTGCAAAGTCCAGGACTCCTGTCGAAGAAAAGTCCTTCCTACCCAGTTTATCTTTCTTCTGGGTGTGTTTGGCCTTTTTGGCCTCACATTCGCCTTCATCATCAAACTCAATAAGACAACTGGTCCCACTCGTTTTTTTCTATTTGGAGTCCTCTTTGCTCTCTGCTTCTCTTGTCTACTAGCTCATACATTCATGTTGGCAAAGCTGGTCCGAGGGAAGAAGCCCCTATCAATGCTGATGATTCTAGGTTTGGCCTTGGGCTTCAGCTTGGTTCAAGACATCATTGCTGTTGAATATGTTGTCATCACCATGGGCAGGACCAACACTCATGTCTTCGAGGAAATGCCAAGGAAACAGCGCAATGAAGATTTTGTAATGCTGCTGATCTATGTCCTCTTTTTGATATCTTTCACCTTCATCATGTCTATATCTACATTCTGTGGCTCTTTTTCTGGTTGGAAGCGTCATGGTGCACACATCTACATGACCATGCTTTTTTCCATTGGCATCTGGGTGGCATGGATTACTTTACTTTTAAATGACTCCTTCGACCCAAGTTGGGATGATACCATCCTCAGCACTGCCTTGGTTGCCAATGGCTGGGTCTTCCTATTAATGTATATTTTCCCTGAGTTTATCCTCCTTACCAAGCAACGTAACCCAAGAGACTATCCTGTGGAAGAAAATTTTTGTAAACCTCAATTCATGAAGCAGAGTTATGGTATGGAAAACAGAGCCTACTTACAAGAGGAAATCACTCAAG gaCCAGAAAGCCCTGGCAGCACACTCTATGCTCCATACTCTACCCATTTTCAGCTGCAG aatcaagACTCCCAAAAGGATTTCTCAATCCCACGACCCAAGACTCGTTCAAGCCCCTATGATGATTATGGTGGACGGAAAGCGGGAAATTAA